One Diadema setosum chromosome 8, eeDiaSeto1, whole genome shotgun sequence genomic window carries:
- the LOC140232316 gene encoding protein BUD31 homolog: MPKVRRSRKKPPEGWELIEPTLDELDQKMREAETEPHEGKRKVEALWPIFKIHHQKSRYIYDLFYRRKAISRDLYEFCIREGYADKNLIAKWKKQGYENLCCLRCIQARDTNFGTNCICRVPKNKLEEGRIVECVHCGCRGCSG; encoded by the exons ATGCCAAAGGTACGACGAAGCAGGAAGAAGCCACCCGAAGGCTGGGAGCTGATTGAGCCAACACTTGATGAACTGGATCAGAAAATGCGAGAAG CTGAGACAGAACCCCATGAAGGGAAACGAAAAGTGGAGGCACTCTGGCCAATCTTCAAGATACATCACCAGAAGTCCAGATACATCTACGACCTCTTCTACCGCAGAAAGGCTATAAGTAGAG ACCTCTATGAGTTCTGCATCAGAGAGGGCTATGCTGACAAGAACCTCATCGCCAAGTGGAAGAAGCAGGGTTACGAAAACCTTTGTTGTCTACGCTGCATTCAGGCCCGTGATACCAACTTCGGAACCAACTGCATCTGCCGTGTGCCAAAGAATAAACTGGAAGAA GGCAGGATAGTTGAGTGTGTTCACTGCGGATGCCGCGGATGCTCAGGATGA